The DNA window ACTAACTTTTTACTGGCACAACAACTATTTGAAATGGTTTTAAGCATTAATGAGCAAGATGATGCGGCAAAAGTTTATTTAGACCGCTGTCACAATCATTTACGCAACCCTTGCGCGAATAATCCGAATTAGTCTAAATTCCTATATTCATACCGCCCCTTAATGATTCACGCTATGTCTTTATCGCCCGCAATAGAAATTAATCAATTACGGACTCAATTCGGCAAAATGGTCATCCATGAAAATCTGAATATGAGTATTTATCCGCAGGAAATTGTGGCAATTATTGGCGGTAGCGGTACAGGAAAGTCGACGGTATTACGGGAAATTATTTTGCTAGAAAAACCCGTGTCAGGCTCAATTAAAGTGTTAGGGCGAGAAGTCTTAGGCTTAAGCGACCGACAAGCCCTGTGGTTACGGCGTGAATGTGGCATGATGTTCCAAAACGGCGCATTATTTAGCTCATTGACGGTAGCGGAAAATATCGCAATTCCCCTACAAGAACACACACAATTAAGCAAAACGACCATTGCAAAATTAGTTGCTTATAAAATCGCATTAGTAGGATTACCCGCCCACGCGGGCAATAAATACCCCAGCCAATTGAGTGGCGGAATGATAAAACGCGCTGCTGTCGCCCGTGCGCTAGCTTTAGACCCGAAAATTTTATTTTTAGATGAACCTACCGCAGGATTAGACCCTGTCGGCGCGGATGCATTAGACGATATGGTCTTACAATTACGAGAGTTATTAGGCTTAACTATCGTCATTGTCACCCATGATTTAGATACCTTATGGAAAGTTACGGATAAAATCGCCGTGCTTGCGGATAAAAAAGTTTTAGCCGTTGAACCAATTCGAAAGCTACAAGAAATCGATCACCCATGGCTGAAAGAATATTTTCACGGTGCACGCGGACGAGTTACTGCACACGCCCAAACCGCTTAAAAACTCCCTCCTTGCCTCTCCTAACCGTTTATCCAATCATAACTATACAAAACGAATAGTGATAAGCCTATCATTTTCAACGTAAATCCAATATTCCAGCGTGTCATTGTATAAGTATTTAAATGAAATCGACCTTGCATCATCAAGTGCATGGCAGAAAAAGGCGTACCTGAAACCCCTAAACCCCAGCCGATTAAAAAAGTCATGCCTAATAAATTTGGGTCGTGCGGAATAGGTAAAAATAAAGGGCTCAAGGTGGTAATGCTGATTAAAGGATGTACGCCAATAAAAGCAATCGATAGGATAACGATTAGTAAAAAACTCGCTTCGATAAAACCAAACTGGCTTAATGGCAACTGAATCGCTAAAACTTGTAACACGCCACTAATGCCCGCAGCCATCACGCCCGCCGCTAAAAAAAGCAGTAATTCTCCTGACATTGTCGGTAAACCATGCGTGATATGAGTATAAAACTGCTGGAACGCGCTTCGCCCCCCATGACGCAGACTGAGCACGAGAAAAACCAGCAACAACGGCAATAGGGTAATTAACGTTAAAACAGGGACTTGTGGCAATAAAAAGTGGGTAATGACCACACATAACGCCAGTAAGGAAGGTATCCACAAAGCGGCAAAATGCATGGGATAACCAGTGAACGACTCACTTTCTGCTTCACCGTTTAACGCTCGCCCTGTCAACCATAAGCCACACAAAGCCAATGGGAAACCCATTAACATCAGTAATAAAAAATTGATATGCGGAATATATAAGTACACGACTGCCATCGCCGCAAAAAAGGGCGACCACAACACCGCCATGCCAAAAGCCCGCGATAAAATAATGGCTTGTTGACGGCTTAAGGTATGCTGTTGCGCGGCTAAACGGTCGCCCATAATCACCAAGACAGACATATTGATAAAAAAGCCAAAGAGATGCACACCGTACAAAGTCCGTAATAACGCCGATTTTCCCGTAGGCAAGGTTTCATGCTTTTGTAAACGTGGTTGTGTCACTAAACGCAAAAAGCCGACGGAGGCTAACATGGCTAAAACCGCTTGATTAATAGAAATAGCAGCACTTAAAACCGCTTGATTATTTTGAGAAAGACTAAAGATAATCCCCAATAAGCCTATCGTGAAGATAATCCATACTTGGTATTTTTGCTGACGCGAGACCCGTTTAAATAATAAAATGCCTGCTAACCATGCACATATCCCCGCTAAAACAGGATGTGTTAATTTTGTTAATCCATGAATAATAGATAAAATTATCATTAAAAACAGGAAAATCCCTGCAATACTTAAAATTACTGAGTGCTTGTTATGCGTCATAAACAGCCAACGTCGTAGCGACTAAAATAAATTGAAGAAATTCGTAAAACATTTATTATCTCGCAAATCATGCGCAAGACTTGCAAAAATCCGTCATCCGCAAAAAATGGATAGAACATTTTAAATAACAACCCATTATTGATATGGTTATCAGTCATGATGAAGCGGTTTAAAGTGACTTCAAGGTCATGTCGCTGATATTCTCTTTTCTTAAATTTACACAGTTCAATAAAACACCGTGAAAAATCAAATTTCTTTAACTTATCGTGATGCAGGAGTCGACATAGACAATGGCGACGCACTGGTCGAACGGATTAAACCGATTGCCCGTCGGACACATCGCCCCGAAATGCTGGGCGGTATTGGCGGTTTTGGCGCATTGTTTGAAATCCCTTTAGACCGTTATCGCCAGCCTGTCTTAGTCTCTGGTACAGACGGCGTGGGAACAAAATTAAAACTCGCCATGCAGTTAGGTAAACACGACACAATTGGCATCGATTTAGTTGCCATGTGCGTTAATGATGTCCTAACCTCTGGTGCAGAACCATTATTTTTCCTCGACTACTATGCAACAGGTGCGTTAGACGTAGAAATTGCTAGCAGTGTGATTAGTGGCATCGGTAAAGGCTGTGAACTCGCAGGGGCTGCGTTAGTCGGGGGTGAAACCGCAGAAATGCCCGGCATGTATCACGGTGAAGATTATGATTTAGCAGGCTTCTGTGTTGCAGTGGTGGAAAAATCAAAAATCATCGACGGCAGTCAAGTGAAAGCA is part of the Beggiatoa alba B18LD genome and encodes:
- a CDS encoding ABC transporter ATP-binding protein, whose product is MSLSPAIEINQLRTQFGKMVIHENLNMSIYPQEIVAIIGGSGTGKSTVLREIILLEKPVSGSIKVLGREVLGLSDRQALWLRRECGMMFQNGALFSSLTVAENIAIPLQEHTQLSKTTIAKLVAYKIALVGLPAHAGNKYPSQLSGGMIKRAAVARALALDPKILFLDEPTAGLDPVGADALDDMVLQLRELLGLTIVIVTHDLDTLWKVTDKIAVLADKKVLAVEPIRKLQEIDHPWLKEYFHGARGRVTAHAQTA
- the purM gene encoding phosphoribosylformylglycinamidine cyclo-ligase; the encoded protein is MKNQISLTYRDAGVDIDNGDALVERIKPIARRTHRPEMLGGIGGFGALFEIPLDRYRQPVLVSGTDGVGTKLKLAMQLGKHDTIGIDLVAMCVNDVLTSGAEPLFFLDYYATGALDVEIASSVISGIGKGCELAGAALVGGETAEMPGMYHGEDYDLAGFCVAVVEKSKIIDGSQVKAGDALIGLASSGVHSNGYSLVRKLLTLSNADVHQAFYGRTLGDTLLEPTRIYVKSILKLLEKIPVHALAHITGGGLTGNVPRVLPTGLCARINTKSWHRPPVFDWLQTQGNIADDEMYRTFNCGIGMVVCVAPADLDATMQCLHDAGETVWHIGEVVEDATNSIILHAGA